From Coffea arabica cultivar ET-39 chromosome 9c, Coffea Arabica ET-39 HiFi, whole genome shotgun sequence, one genomic window encodes:
- the LOC113738982 gene encoding uncharacterized protein — protein MYDASTDPEDHLSVFLTHMRLQTAADEVRCKTFPMFLKGKARLWFQGLKPGSIRSFSELARQFAAQFVSSKVYARNATHLMSIRQRPDESLRNFMTRFNAESLQVREKDEKVVMAAFTNGLRVEELFYDLAKKPPVNLEELLRRAHEAANAEEAGRLKKESDRELEDRKGRTNPPEGKDVPSKKNVFDRLSKEKAPALPPLPEKTYTPLTRPRAQILAVMEAEGLGDRPPKMGTPRNKRNQDRYCESRSELPSTPTLGEPFIGSRTCPPG, from the coding sequence ATGTACGATGCCTCTACAGACCCGGAGGACCACCTTTCGGTCTTCTTGACGCATATGCGCCTGCAAACCGCCGCGGATGAGGTCCGCTGCAAGACCTTCCCTATGTTCCTAAAGGGGAAGGCGCGGCTCTGGTTCCAGGGGCTGAAACCGGGGTCTATACGGAGCTTTTCTGAGCTGGCCCGGCAGTTTGCCGCCCAGTTCGTCTCCTCGAAGGTCTACGCGAGGAACGCAACTCACCTGATGTCCATCAGACAGAGGCCCGATGAGTCGCTGAGAAATTTCATGACCCGTTTCAACGCGGAGAGCCTGCAGGTCAGGGAGAAAGACGAAAAAGTGGTCATGGCCGCCTTCACAAATGGGCTCAGGGTAGAGGAGCTCTTCTACGACCTGGCCAAGAAGCCTCCCGTAAACCTGGAGGAGCTCCTACGCAGGGCGCATGAGGCCGCTAATGCGGAGGAGGCAGGTCGTTTGAAGAAAGAATCAGATCGAGAGCTCGAAGATCGGAAAGGTCGGACAAACCCCCCGGAGGGCAAGGACGTCCCGTCCAAGAAAAACGTCTTCGACCGACTCTCAAAGGAGAAGGCCCCTGCTCTGCCGCCACTCCCAGAGAAGACTTACACCCCTCTAACACGGCCCAGAGCTCAGATCTTGGCGGTTATGGAGGCGGAAGGACTGGGAGATCGGCCGCCCAAGATGGGGACGCCCCGGAACAAGAGGAACCAGGACAGATACTGCGAATCCAGATCCGAGCTGCCAAGTACGCCTACGCTGGGAGAACCCTTTATCGGAAGTCGTACTTGTCCCCCTGGCTAA